Proteins from one Impatiens glandulifera chromosome 2, dImpGla2.1, whole genome shotgun sequence genomic window:
- the LOC124924801 gene encoding probable alkaline/neutral invertase F — translation MQDQKDWSKRHPSGIPSHPVDGDQNGSKKTGVVDPSSLDLSRLLEKPRALIMERQRSCDERSLSLSELTTFSLSPTRQMKNTESIFRIMDHSDAVWSPGKKSGLNTPRSSNDFEPHPLIGEAWESLRRSLVYFRGAPVGTIAAVDNSEEKLNYDQVRNSCFFLAYLQGFNGLGDSDQVFVRDFVPSGLAFLMNGEPEIVKNFLLKTLRLQSWEKKIDQFHLGEGVMPASFKVLHDPVKNIETIMADFGESAIGRVAPVDSGFWWIILLRAYTKSTGDLSLAEQPECQKGMRLILSLCLSEGFDTFPTLLCADGCSMIDRRMGVYGYPIEIQSLFFMALRCAQHLLKHDSQGKEMGERIDKRLNALSYHMRTYFWLDLKGLNDIYRYKTEEYSHTAVNKFNVMPDSLPEWVFDFMPVNGGYFIGNVGPSNNDFRWFCLGNCIAILSSLATVEQSHAIVDLLESHWEELIGEMPVKVCYPALENHEWRIVTGCDPKNTRWSYHNGGSWPVLLWVLTAACIKIGRPQVARRAIELAESRLLEDGWPEYYDGKTGRYVGKQARKYQTWSIAGYLVAKMMLEDPTHLGMVSLEDKQIKAPMKRSASWTF, via the exons ATGCAAGACCAAAAGGATTGGTCAAAACGACATCCCTCGGGAATACCTTCACATCCAGTAGATGGGGATCAAAATGGCAGTAAAAAAACCGGTGTTGTTGATCCTTCATCTTTGGACTTGTCGAGATTACTGGAGAAGCCAAGGGCGTTGATTATGGAGAGACAGAGATCATGTGATGAGAGGTCACTAAGTCTAAGTGAATTAACAACGTTTTCCCTGTCTCCTACTCGTCAAATGAAGAACACCGAGAGCATTTTCCGCATCATGGATCATAGCGACGCTGTTTGGTCGCCTGGTAAGAAATCTGGATTAAATACGCCAAGGTCTAGCAATGACTTTGAACCACACCCCCTTATTGGGGAAGCTTGGGAGAGTCTGAGGCGTTCCTTGGTCTACTTCCGTGGTGCACCTGTAGGAACAATTGCAGCTGTCGACAACTCTGAGGAAAAACTCAACTACGATCAGGTAAGGAATAGTTGTTTTTTTTTGGCTTATCTGCAAGGTTTTAATGGGTTAGGGGACTCTGATCAGGTGTTTGTGAGGGACTTTGTCCCGAGTGGGCTGGCATTTCTGATGAACGGGGAACCTGAGATTGTAAAGAATTTCTTATTAAAAACTCTCCGACTACAATCATGGGAGAAGAAGATCGACCAGTTTCACTTGGGGGAAGGTGTGATGCCTGCGAGTTTTAAGGTACTTCATGATCCTGTTAAGAACATTGAAACAATAATGGCTGATTTTGGTGAGAGTGCAATAGGGCGAGTTGCCCCTGTTGATTCTGGCTTTTGGTGGATCATATTGCTCCGGGCATATACAAAGTCTACAGGAGACTTGTCATTGGCTGAACAGCCTGAGTGCCAGAAGGGTATGCGCCTCATTTTGAGTTTATGCCTTTCAGAAGGATTCGACACATTTCCTACCCTTCTTTGTGCCGATGGTTGCAGTATGATTGATCGCAGAATG GGAGTTTATGGATATCCAATTGAAATACAATCACTATTCTTCATGGCATTGAGATGTGCTCAGCATTTACTCAAGCATGATTCTCAAGGAAAGGAGATGGGAGAGCGGATAGACAAACGTCTCAATGCCTTAAGCTACCATATGAGAACTTACTTTTGGCTCGACTTGAAGGGACTAAACGATATATACAGATACAAGACAGAGGAGTATTCACATACCGCGGTCAACAAGTTCAATGTTATGCCTGATTCTCTTCCCGAATGGGTATTTGACTTTATGCCAGTAAACGGCGGTTACTTCATCGGTAACGTTGGTCCTTCCAACAACGATTTCCGTTGGTTTTGTCTCGGAAATTGCATTGCCATCCTTTCATCATTGGCCACAGTGGAACAATCTCATGCAATTGTTGATCTATTAGAATCACATTGGGAAGAACTCATTGGGGAAATGCCTGTAAAGGTTTGTTACCCGGCTTTGGAAAACCACGAGTGGCGGATTGTAACTGGTTGTGATCCGAAAAACACCAGATGGAGTTACCACAATGGGGGATCTTGGCCAG TGCTGTTATGGGTCCTTACGGCAGCTTGTATCAAGATAGGAAGGCCGCAAGTGGCCAGACGAGCCATTGAGCTGGCAGAGAGTAGGTTGTTGGAAGATGGCTGGCCTGAGTATTATGACGGCAAGACTGGACGATATGTGGGGAAGCAGGCACGCAAATACCAGACCTGGTCGATAGCTGGTTACTTAGTGGCTAAGATGATGCTGGAAGACCCAACTCATTTGGGCATGGTTTCTCTGGAAGACAAACAGATTAAGGCTCCAATGAAAAGATCAGCTTCCTGGACTTTCTAA
- the LOC124926518 gene encoding 5'-methylthioadenosine/S-adenosylhomocysteine nucleosidase-like, translating into MAPNDQTSEVTQPALVSNADDRRISTLLITIAMQAEAMPIVKRLDLKKDDGSLFPEGVSWVRYHGTYKNLNVNVIWPGKDANLGVDSVGTISASLVTFASIRALKPDLIINAGTAGGFKVKGANVGDVYLPSDVAFHDRRIPIPVFDLYGVGSRKTFSTPELLKALNLKIGKLSTGDSLDMSPEDDKSIIANDATLKDMEGAAIAYVADLLKVPAIFVKAVTDIVDGDKPTSEEFLQNLAAVTAALGEAVTRVVDFLSGKLLSQL; encoded by the exons ATGGCTCCTAATGATCAGACATCAGAAGTTACTCAGCCTGCCTTGGTTTCCAACGCCGATGACCGACGCATTTCCACCTTACTCATAACAATCG CTATGCAAGCTGAAGCTATGCCTATTGTTAAAAGGCTTGACCTGAAGAAGGACGACGGTTCCTT GTTCCCGGAGGGAGTGTCTTGGGTTCGTTATCATGGAACTTACAAAAACCTGAACGTGAATGTCATTTGGCCTGGGAAGGACGCAAACTTAG GAGTTGACAGTGTCGGTACAATTTCTGCATCTCTTGTGACTTTTGCTTCCATACGAGCATTGAAGCCAGACCTTATTATAAATGCTGGCACTGCTGGTGGTTTCAAG GTTAAAGGTGCTAATGTAGGTGATGTTTATCTTCCATCTGATGTCGCTTTCCATGATAGGAGAATACCTATTCCT GTTTTTGACCTGTATGGAGTTGGTTCAAGGAAGACATTCTCAACGCCAGAACTCCTGAAGGCACTTAACCTAAAG ATTGGCAAGTTGTCCACGGGTGACTCATTGGATATGTCCCCAGAGGATGATAAATCAATCATTGCTAATGATGCCACTCTCAAAGACATGGAG GGAGCTGCTATTGCTTATGTGGCAGATCTGCTGAAAGTACCAGCAATTTTTGTCAAAGCCGTGACAGATATTGTAGATGGTGACAAACCAACTTCAGAAGAATTCTTGCAGAACTTAGCGGCTGTAACTGCTGCACTTGGCGAAGCCGTCACCAGAGTTGTCGATTTTTTAAGTGGGAAGTTACTCTCCCAACTTTGA
- the LOC124925213 gene encoding proline-rich protein 4-like, whose amino-acid sequence MSVSHHFRGGEALWSFLLFLIIFTASVVNLCQAAETVQLEVIGNGECADCAADNNNNNKAFSGLRVTIDCLIDGKGEVKRRGVGELDKEGKFRVSLPKEILHENGDELKEECYAQLHSAASTPCPAQDGLESSKIVFKHQSSDGKLVFSTVGKLRFSPTTCASAFWWPPFKYPPLPSLPPFPEWKKPLPPVILPPFPTFPPKVFPPIYFPPKQLPPFVPVPVPIPVFQKPLPPVEPTPVPTPEVPVPVPVPVYEKPLPPPVPVYKPTPVPAPVPVPVYKPTPVPAPVPVYKPVPVPSPVPVYKPKPKPLPPVVPVYKPKPLPPPVPVYKPKPLPPPVPVYKPKPLPPPVPVYKPKPLPPPVPIYKPKPKPLPPTVPVYKPKPLPPPVPVYKPKPIPPPVPVYKPKPLPPPVPIYKPKPKPLPPPVPVYKPKPLPPPVPIYKPKPPVPVYKPKPKPLPPPVPTYKPKPLPPPVPIYKPKPLPPPVPIYKPKPLPPPVPIYKPKPLPPPVPIYKPKPLPPTVPIYKPKPCPPNPPSSTYPPYSPHP is encoded by the exons ATGAGTGTCTCGCACCATTTTAGAGGAGGAGAAGCTCTTTGGAGCTTTCTCTTGTTCCTCATCATCTTTACTGCTTCTGTAGTAAATCTCTGCCAGGCTGCTGAGACAGTACAACTTGAGGTGATTGGCAATGGAGAATGTGCAGACTGTGCAGctgacaacaacaacaacaacaaagcCTTCTCAG GACTTCGTGTGACCATCGACTGTTTGATTGATGGGAAGGGTGAAGTGAAAAGAAGAGGGGTTGGAGAGCTTGACAAAGAAGGGAAATTCAGAGTTTCACTTCCAAAAGAGATCCTTCACGAAAATGGAGATGAGCTGAAGGAGGAATGCTATGCGCAGCTTCACAGTGCTGCATCCACGCCATGCCCTGCTCAGGATGGTCTTGAATCTTCGAAAATTGTATTCAAGCATCAATCTTCTGATGGAAAGCTTGTTTTCAGCACAGTTGGGAAACTGAGGTTTTCACCCACAACCTGTGCTTCAGCTTTCTGGTGGCCACCCTTCAAGTACCCTCCTCTTCCAAGCCTCCCACCTTTTCCTGAATGGAAGAAGCCATTGCCTCCTGTTATCCTCCCGCCTTTCCCTACTTTCCCTCCTAAGGTTTTCCCACCTATTTACTTCCCCCCTAAGCAACTTCCACCATTTGTGCCCGTCCctgttccaattcccgtcttccAAAAACCACTGCCACCTGTCGAACCAACTCCCGTTCCAACACCAGAAGTACCCGTACCTGTTCCGGTTCCAGTCTATGAAAAGCCATTACCACCTCCGGTCCCTGTTTACAAACCAACACCCGTTCCAGCACCAGTTCCGGTTCCAGTCTATAAACCAACACCCGTTCCAGCACCCGTACCAGTCTACAAGCCTGTGCCAGTTCCTTCACCGGTTCCAGTCTACAAGCCAAAGCCAAAGCCACTTCCCCCAGTGGTTCCAGTATACAAGCCAAAACCACTTCCCCCACCGGTTCCAGTCTACAAACCAAAGCCACTTCCCCCTCCGGTTCCAGTCTACAAGCCAAAGCCACTCCCCCCTCCAGTTCCAGTCTACAAGCCAAAGCCACTTCCCCCACCAGTTCCAATTTACAAGCCAAAGCCAAAGCCACTTCCCCCAACGGTTCCAGTCTATAAGCCAAAGCCACTTCCCCCACCGGTTCCAGTCTACAAACCAAAGCCAATTCCTCCACCTGTCCCAGTTTACAAGCCAAAGCCACTTCCACCACCGGTTCCTATCTACAAACCAAAGCCAAAGCCACTGCCTCCCCCGGTGCCAGTTTACAAGCCAAAGCCACTTCCACCACCAGTTCCAATCTACAAACCAAAACCACCGGTCCCAGTCTACAAACCAAAGCCAAAGCCCCTTCCACCACCGGTCCCAACTTACAAACCGAAGCCACTTCCTCCACCAGTCCCAATTTACAAGCCAAAACCACTCCCCCCACCAGTTCCAATTTACAAACCGAAGCCACTTCCTCCACCAGTCCCAATTTACAAGCCAAAACCACTTCCTCCACCAGTCCCAATCTACAAGCCAAAGCCACTTCCTCCAACAGTTCCAATTTACAAACCGAAGCCTTGCCCTCCAAATCCCCCGTCGTCAACTTACCCGCCTTACTCCCCTCATCCTTAA
- the LOC124927291 gene encoding auxin-induced protein 15A-like, whose product MGLRSLAQAKQKLQRTLSPRINRAVVSRASTDHVPKGHFAVYVGKSNKRFVIPITYLSHPMFQELLHWAEEEFGFDHPMGGLTIPCSEDYFVSLTSMLSSSSS is encoded by the coding sequence ATGGGTCTAAGGTCACTTGCTCAGGCCAAACAGAAGCTGCAAAGGACCCTCTCCCCAAGAATCAACAGAGCTGTTGTTTCAAGGGCATCGACTGATCATGTTCCAAAAGGCCATTTTGCTGTTTATGTTGGGAAATCAAATAAGAGGTTTGTGATCCCAATAACCTATTTGAGCCATCCAATGTTTCAGGAATTGTTGCATTGGGCAGAGGAAGAATTTGGCTTCGACCATCCCATGGGAGGACTAACCATCCCTTGCAGTGAGGATTACTTTGTTAGCCTCACTTCTATGTtgagttcttcttcttcatga
- the LOC124926413 gene encoding translocon-associated protein subunit alpha-like, producing the protein MKTRVFYILAFVLLSYPFLQVARCQADSDDTEVGKTTVEEGDLGVVGNVQDFGDGTLSSAPEVDTICIFPKNPSKAVVAGEETELLVGMKNDGGSNVNIIAIKASIYLPYDHQYLVQNLSTQAFNNASVPRSTQATFPYMFAVSKFLQAGTFDLVGTIIYEVDQNPYQSTFYSGIIEVTEAGGFLTIESVLLVSLGVALLVLFGLWIRSQIQHLSKKAKKASKVEVGTKTTDSSMDEWLQGTAYSQSLSNKSKKKM; encoded by the exons ATGAAGACAAGAGTTTTCTACATTCTTGCTTTTGTCCTGCTTTCATATCCTTTCCTCCAAG TTGCTAGATGTCAGGCGGATTCGGATGATACTGAAGTAGGCAAAACCACAGTAGAAGAAGGTGATCTTGGAGTTGTTGGGAATGTCCAAGATTTTGGTGATGGTACTTTAAGTTCTGCTCCAGAAGTGGATACAATATGCATTTTCCCCAAAAACCCTTCAAAAG CGGTAGTTGCAGGGGAAGAAACTGAACTGTTAGTTGGCATGAAAAATGATG GTGGGTCGAATGTCAATATAATTGCCATCAAGGCTAGTATTTACCTTCCCTATGATCACCAGTATTTGGTTCAGAATCTCTCCACACAG GCCTTCAACAATGCATCAGTTCCTCGATCGACTCAAGCAACTTTTCCATATATGTTTGCTGTGAGCAAATTTTTGCAG GCTGGCACGTTTGATCTTGTTGGAACCATCATTTATGAGGTAGACCAGAATCCATATCAGAGTACATTTTACAGTGGTATCATTGAAGTTACTGAGGCTGGTGGTTTTCTCACTATTGAGTCTGTATTGCTGGTTTCCCTTGGAGTTGCACTTCTTGTGCTTTTTGGATTGTGGATCCGCAGTCAGATACAACATCTCTCAAAG aAAGCCAAAAAGGCATCCAAAGTGGAAGTTGGAACTAAGACGACAGATTCATCCATGGATGAATGGCTTCAG GGAACGGCATATTCTCAATCATTGTCCAACAAATCTAAAAAGAAGATGTAA
- the LOC124926302 gene encoding uncharacterized protein LOC124926302, with product MEREKDVIVVEDGKGKKKMMMMTTESGANQVMDGSDIMELVGNKEVFTTFVDHKFQDLDRDRDGHLSLKELQPAVADIGAALGLPATGSSPDSDYIYSQILSEFTHGKHHQKVSKSEFKAVLSDILLGMATGLKRDPIVILRMDGEDLIEFVNNPAFETEMILMLSDIIDGSLQDYVVNALKKLTVAQGMPPVHDSWVIDNIIEPVLESCKIGNQKEFSQETFMEEFKKVVERIGQILKEQPVIVAHSETTFDGSEIKRLLSNKFELDKTLEESMKRVPKDKHLKVSTEYIGLALDIAAPTAGLPPLGAVDEMDKVIKEVLKMLSVDDGKMVKEDEMKKILTQVLGSVMLQLQVNPICVSTSSVVHEPVVSASNLLKPVSPDNN from the exons ATGGAAAGAGAAAAGGACGTGATTGTAGTGGAGGATGggaaggggaagaagaagatgatgatgatgacgacggaAAGTGGAGCAAATCAGGTGATGGACGGTTCAGATATAATGGAATTAGTTGGAAACAAAGAAGTTTTCACCACCTTTGTCGACCATAAGTTTCAAGATCTCGATAGGGATCGTGACGGTCATCTCTCTCTCAAAGAACTCCAGCCAGCCGTCGCTGATATCGGTGCTGCTCTTGGCTTACCTGCTACCGGTTCATCTCCTGATTCCGATTATATCTATTCCCAG ATTTTAAGCGAATTTACTCATGGAAAGCATCATCAGAAAGTGAGTAAATCCGAATTCAAGGCAGTTCTTTCAGATATTCTATTAGGTATGGCTACCGGTTTGAAGAGAGATCCAATTGTCATTCTTCGTATGGATGGGGAAGATCTGATCGAGTTTGTTAACAACCCTGCTTTCGAAACTGAGATGATCCTCATGTTATCTGATATTATTGATGGGTCACTTCAAGATTACGTTGTTAATGCTCTCAAGAAGCTTACTGTTGCCCAGGGAATGCCCCCTGTTCATGATTCCTGG gtaattgataatattatagAACCTGTTCTTGAATCTTGCAAAATTGGGAATCAGAAAGAGTTCTCCCAAGAAACATTCATGGAAGAATTCAAGAAAGTGGTGGAAAGAATTGGGCAAATTCTCAAAGAGCAACCTGTGATTGTTGCCCATAGTGAAACTACCTTTGATGGGAGTGAGATCAAGAGGCTACTGTCAAACAAATTTGAGTTGGATAAG ACGTTGGAGGAATCGATGAAGAGGGTGCCtaaagataaacatttaaaggTTTCTACAGAATACATAGGTCTTGCCCTTGACATTGCTGCCCCAACTGCAGGCTTGCCACCATTAGGCGCTGTGGATGAA ATGGACAAAGTGATAAAGGAAGTGTTGAAGATGTTGAGTGTTGATGATGGGAAGATGGTTAAAGAAGATGAGATGAAGAAGATATTGACACAAGTGCTTGGAAGTGTAATGTTGCAACTGCAAGTGAATCCAATCTGTGTTTCTACGAGTTCAGTTGTTCATGAACCCGTTGTCTCTGCTTCAAATCTTTTGAAGCCAGTGTCACCAGATAATAATTAG